In Catalinimonas alkaloidigena, a genomic segment contains:
- a CDS encoding LytR/AlgR family response regulator transcription factor, which produces MIVDDEPPAIDALVFLLRKAEVQVIFTTTDPLQALEYLAAHPDQSVDVLFVDIQMPVLSGLELIRAMLNTRQVEFYVLVSAYQEYAHESYELAPEILHYLLKPVRQAALCEALRRVEKRKQLMQVEEKLQLLRTDEEGTPFIIGRHEKRQRNVRIPLAELICVESRNADYKNQVVLTTVAHETYTVRNTLANIEASLPSPPFIRVHKSAIINLHQVTSFNGDFLWMSNSAGDPKRISIGLTYRKQLYDYLTDKNDVGA; this is translated from the coding sequence ATGATCGTTGACGACGAACCACCGGCCATTGATGCTCTCGTGTTTCTGTTACGAAAGGCTGAGGTTCAGGTGATCTTTACGACCACAGATCCCCTCCAAGCGCTTGAATATCTTGCCGCACATCCAGATCAATCCGTCGACGTGCTGTTTGTCGATATACAGATGCCAGTGCTCTCAGGACTGGAGCTGATCCGGGCCATGCTCAACACCCGGCAAGTGGAGTTCTACGTGCTGGTCAGCGCCTACCAGGAGTATGCCCATGAAAGCTACGAACTAGCCCCGGAGATCCTACATTACCTGCTCAAACCCGTCCGCCAGGCGGCACTGTGCGAAGCACTGCGCAGGGTAGAAAAACGCAAACAACTGATGCAGGTGGAAGAGAAGCTTCAACTCTTGCGGACGGATGAAGAAGGTACTCCGTTTATCATCGGACGCCATGAAAAACGACAGCGCAACGTCCGCATCCCCTTGGCAGAACTGATCTGTGTGGAAAGCCGTAACGCGGACTATAAAAATCAGGTCGTGCTTACCACCGTGGCGCACGAGACCTATACTGTGCGCAATACGCTTGCCAACATTGAAGCCAGTCTCCCCTCCCCTCCTTTCATCAGGGTGCATAAAAGTGCCATCATCAACCTGCATCAGGTAACCAGCTTCAATGGCGACTTTCTCTGGATGAGCAACAGTGCTGGAGACCCGAAACGCATCAGTATCGGACTGACTTATCGGAAGCAGCTGTATGACTACTTAACAGACAAAAATGATGTTGGAGCATAA